One stretch of Lucilia cuprina isolate Lc7/37 chromosome 6, ASM2204524v1, whole genome shotgun sequence DNA includes these proteins:
- the LOC111675923 gene encoding serine/threonine-protein kinase N isoform X7 — translation MHNLFLRIKNQLSVLTTHNSSQNSSPNHKYQQTHSEISALNTTRTRHNSAPDMELQRSRSLKSIRVRKISKGSLKSLRRGTVCVTVSTHASSVFYDTDTEGEYIKHPVLYELSYKYGFTDNLPESALPSRLEEIKEAIRREIRKELKIKEGAEKLREVAKDRRSLNDVAAIVKKSNSKIAELKSELQELESQILLTQGNTVVTHNDRDILSPSSNNVRLSGSSQFTNDGSVGGLISSGHEQLSANDKLLISLEKQLNIEMKVKNGAENMIQSLQSGHYGRDKKLLAEAQQMLTDSKAKIEFLRLRILKVKQNKEHAQKLSQQITANANENGSVAGCVSPQRLEISLEERIEELRHRLRIEAAVVDGAKNVIRILQNRKVPDKKALQEAHVRLSESSRKLDLLRHSLDLRRLELPADSTAAQQLKCELQSVQQASSPVPFNYTSLQPFHGGLLGGKPYQQVSTLGRCASVTGKLEVRLMGCQGLLEDVPGRSRRDKDNNSSPGDLRSFVKGVTSRSSSKSYSVKDETSSEIMAVIKLDNMTVAQTSWKPCSQQAWDQRFSIDLDRSRELEIGVYWRDWRSLCAVKFLRLEEFIDDVRHGMALQLEPQGLLFAEIKFLNPMISQKPKLQRQRMIFNKQQVKNIPRAKQMNINVATWGRLLKRNAPSTSNLAGGKISNPARESSESPISRTPSSGTINQEPEPYSPGVLAQNMHCEPEEPIIEHVETPGEIPDPAVSGLSGKRPLSMQGIAALPPENTSPQQPQKPQNTVAANNNLHLNIVGKNSQPNPIPKPPTSGSKQNTPTDVLPPQIPTSLPPKLDQESQTQTQQQQSSPAVTAANPYVLNDYYHRPVLAMPPVVLMGGDQSHDMSSPIIEMPPSPAPIVEYPEDEDNTISHQYSIGVGDGFQVEAHINLVHITIEPTIPLHLDTNSTANNSDLALKSDDITTIISRPTSLTSPSNVATTFTSTVEYFIANVEDEDKTIEETKVIPQFSNVSISNNNLQQQQHYLQQSSPIIQEPPTPIIYGGHVSASEASVPQFPQPAQRQNYHQSPQATPSYQQQQQPQQQPIYQNQFELQNSAVSQQNARRNVARGLQYRDSAYELRRQSQSLIASPGILSMDNFRMLSVLGRGHFGKVILCQLRTNNQYYAIKALKKGDIIARDEVESLLSEKRIFEVANAMRHPFLVNLYACFQTEQHVCFVMEYAAGGDLMMHIHTDVFTEPRAVFYAACVVLGLQYLHENKIIYRDLKLDNLLLDTDGYVKIADFGLCKEGMGFGDRTGTFCGTPEFLAPEVLTETSYTRAVDWWGLGVLIFEMLVGESPFPGDDEEEVFDSIVNDEVRYPRFLSLEAIAIMRRLLRKNPERRLGSSERDAEDVKKQAFFRTIVWDDLLLRKVKPPFVPTINHLEDVSNFDEEFTSEKPQLTPPKEPRILTDEEQMFFQDFTYTADWS, via the exons ATGCATAACCTATTTTTACGCATTAAAAACCAACTAAGTGTCTTAACAACACATAATTCGTCCCAAAATTCTTCCCCAAATCACAAGTATCAACAAACCCACTCAGAAATATCCGCTTTAAATACAACGCGTACCAGACACAACTCTGCGCCTGATATGGAATTACAACGTTCACGATCATTAAAATCAATACGAGTGCGTAAGATTTCAAAAGGATCACTCAAGTCCTTGAGACGGGGAACAGTATGTGTCACAGTAAGCACACATGCTTCATCAGTATTTTATGATACTGATACGGAG ggaGAATATATAAAACACCCTGTACTATATGAGCTTAGCTACAAATATGGTTTCACAGATAATTTACCAGAAAGCGCCTTACCCAGTCGTCTTGAAGAAATCAAAGAAGCAATACGACGAGAGATTCGTAAAGAGTTGAAAATTAAAGAAGGGGCTGAGAAATTAAGAGAAGTAGCTAAAGATCGTCGTTCGTTGAACGATGTTGCTGCCATTGTTAAGAAAAGTAATAGTAAAATAGCTGAGCTAAAATCTGAGCTGCAAGAGCTAGAATCACAAATATTACTAACACAAGGTAATACAGTCGTGACACATAATGATCGTG ATATTCTCTCGCCAAGTTCAAATAATGTCAGATTAAGCGGCAGTTCCCAATTTACAAATGATGGTAGTGTTGGCGGTCTTATTTCCAGCGGTCATGAACAACTCAGCGCCAATGATAAACTTCTCATATCATTGGAAAAACAACTAAACATtgaaatgaaagtgaaaaaTGGGGCTGAAAATATGATACAATCCCTTCAGAGTGGACACTACGGCAGAGATAAAAAACTATTAGCAGAAGCTCAACAAATGCTAACGGATTCAAAAGCCAAAATTGAATTCTTACGTTTGCGTATATTAAAGgtgaaacaaaataaagagCATGCCCAAAAATTATCACAACAAATCACAGCTAACGCAAATGAAAATGGTTCAGTTGCTGGTTGTGTATCTCCGCAACGTTTAGAAATATCACTTGAAGAGCGTATCGAAGAACTGAGACATCGTTTACGTATCGAGGCAGCTGTTGTTGATGGAGCTAAAAATGTAATACGTATATTGcaaaatagaaaagtaccagATAAGAAGGCGTTACAAGAG gcACATGTCCGTTTATCGGAATCATCTCGAAAGTTGGACTTATTGCGCCATTCTTTGGATTTGCGACGTCTAGAACTACCGGCAGATTCTACAGCTGCTCAACAATTGAAGTGCGAATTGCAGTCGGTCCAACAAGCCTCCTCCCCCGTACCATTCAATTACACTTCCCTGCAACCGTTTCATGGTGGTTTATTAGGCGGTAAACCATACCAGCAGGTATCTACTCTAGGTCGATGTGCCAGTGTTACTGGCAAGCTAGAAGTACGTTTAATGGGCTGCCAGGGCCTTTTGGAAGATGTCCCGGGTAGATCTCGTCGTGATAAAGACAACAATTCTAGTCCTGGAGATTTGCGAAGTTTTGTCAAGGGTGTTACATCGCGTAGCAGTTCCAAAAGCTATTCGGTCAAAGATGAAACATCGTCAGAAATTATGGCCGTTATAAAATTAGACAATATGACAGTGGCTCAAACTTCTTGGAAACCATGTTCGCAACAAGCATGGGATCAAAGATTCTCTATTGATCTAGATCGCTCCCGTGAACTCGAAATCGGCGTATACTGGCGTGATTGGCGTTCTTTGTGTGCCGTAAAATTCTTACGTTTGGAGGAGTTTATTGATGATGTTCGACATGGCATGGCTCTGCAATTGGAGCCGCAAGGTCTGCTGTTTGCTGAGATAAAGTTCTTGAATCCAATGATTTCACAAAAACCCAAGTTGCAACGTCAACGCATGATATTTAACAAGCAGCAGGTTAAAAATATTCCACGTGCCAAGCAAATGAACATAAATGTTGCAACGTGGGGCCGTTTGCTCAAAAGAAATGCTCCATCCACTTCCAATCTAGCTGGAGGAAAGATTTCCAATCCAGCAAGGGAATCCAGCGAATCGCCCATATCGCGTACACCTTCTTCTGGCACTATAAACCAAGAACCAGAACCATATTCTCCAGGAGTTTTAGCTCAAAATATGCACTGCGAACCGGAAGAGCCAATTATTGAACATGTTGAGACGCCTGGAGAAATACCTGACCCTGCAGTTTCTGGTCTCAGTGGCAAACGTCCATTGTCAATGCAAGGTATTGCTGCCTTACCACCAGAAAATACCTCGCCCCAGCAACCTCAAAAACCACAAAATACCGTTGCTGCCAACAATAATCTACATTTGAATATAGTGGGCAAAAATTCACAACCCAATCCAATACCAAAACCACCAACAAGTGGCTCGAAGCAGAATACACCAACCGATGTACTACCGCCACAAATACCAACATCGTTGCCACCTAAATTGGATCAAGAG TCCCAAACACAGACGCAGCAGCAACAGTCGTCACCTGCCGTCACAGCAGCCAATCCATATGTCTTGAATGATTACTATCATCGGCCTGTGCTAGCAATGCCACCAGTTGTGTTAATGGGTGGCGATCAAAGTCATGACATGAGTAGTCCCATAATTGAAATGCCCCCTTCCCCAGCTCCCATTGTTGAATATCCGGAAGATGAAGACAACACCATTTCTCATCAATATAGTATAGGCGTTGGCGACGGTTTCCAAGTAGAG GCTCATATTAATCTTGTTCATATAACTATTGAACCTACCATACCTTTACACTTGGACACGAATTCTACTGCAAACAATTCTGATTTGGCTTTAAAATCCGATGatattacaacaataatatcACGACCAACATCACTAACATCGCCATCTAATGTGGCAACAACATTTACTAGTActgttgaatattttattgctaATGTAGAAGATGAAGATAAAACTATAGAAGAAACGAAG GTTATACCACAATTTAGCAACGTTTCTATAAGCAACAATAatttacaacaacagcagcactATTTACAACAGTCCTCTCCAATAATACAGGAACCTCCAACACCAATTATTTATGGAGGTCATGTATCGGCAAGTGAGGCTTCTGTGCCGCAATTTCCTCAACCTGCTCAGCGCCAGAATTATCATCAGTCACCTCAGGCGACACCATCttatcagcagcagcagcaaccacAACAACAGCCGATTTATCAAAATCAATTTGAATTACAAAATTCAGCAGTAAGTCAACAGAATGCTCGTCGTAATGTCGCCAGAGGCTTACAATATCGCGATTCGGCATATGAATTAAGACGCCAGTCGCAAAGCCTTATTGCATCGCCCGGTATTCTCTCAATGGACAATTTCCGTATGTTGAGCGTATTGGGCCGCGGTCATTTCGGCAAAGTGATATTGTGTCAGCTTCGCACGAACAACcaatattatgcaataaaagcCTTGAAAAAGGGCGATATCATTGCTAGAGATGAAGTTGAATCGTTATTGAGTGAGAAACGTATTTTCGAGGTGGCCAATGCTATGCGTCATccatttttagttaatttgtaTGCCTGCTTTCAGACAGAG CAACACGTATGTTTTGTAATGGAATATGCTGCCGGTGGAGATTTAATGATGCATATCCACACGGATGTATTTACAGAACCACGGGCTGTCTTCTATGCGGCTTGTGTAGTTCTCGGTCTACAGTATTtgcatgaaaataaaattatttatcgcGATTTAAAATTGGATAATTTATTGTTGGACACAGATG GTTATGTGAAAATTGCTGATTTCGGTTTATGCAAAGAAGGAATGGGATTCGGAGATCgtactggtactttttgtgGTACACCAGAATTTTTAGCACCTGAAGTGTTAACGGAAACTTCATATACTAGAGCAGTTGACTGGTGGGGTTTGGGTGTGTTAATATTTGAAATGCTGGTGGGAGAG tcCCCCTTCCCAGGAGATGACGAAGAAGAAGTTTTCGATTCTATTGTCAATGATGAAGTTCGTTATCCACGATTTTTATCTCTAGAAGCTATTGCAATTATGCGAAGG CTTCTACGTAAAAATCCAGAAAGACGTTTAGGTTCATCCGAACGCGATGCCGAGGATGTGAAAAAACAAGCATTTTTCCGAACGATTGTATGGGATGATTTATTACTGCGTAAAGTAAAACCACCGTTTGTACCAACTATA aATCATCTGGAAGATGTGTCAAATTTCGATGAAGAATTTACATCAGAAAAACCGCAATTAACTCCACCAAAGGAACCCCGTATCTTGACTGATGAGGAGCAAATGTTCTTCCAAGATTTCACATACACCGCGGACTGGTCTTAA